The genome window GATACGCTCTGAACCGAAAATTTCAGCCAGGCGATTCAAGCGAGAGTCAGGTAGGTTTACAACACCAACGTTGGGTTCAATGGTTGCGAAGGGGTAGTTCG of Halalkalicoccus sp. NIPERK01 contains these proteins:
- a CDS encoding GTPase, coding for MALTIGIVGLPNVGKSTLFNALTKNTVLAANYPFATIEPNVGVVNLPDSRLNRLAEIFGSERI